The following proteins are encoded in a genomic region of Ostrea edulis chromosome 7, xbOstEdul1.1, whole genome shotgun sequence:
- the LOC125653487 gene encoding TPR and ankyrin repeat-containing protein 1-like isoform X4, with the protein MEKLRELETEAQCAAFANNSKSALELYSKCLLLCEQHNLPQEDYKRILGFKVLLQNAQKANKEALYDSVSYVMLDQQSHEGYWYASYAVQNLKRFDKALEFLIKGSTLTEEPSLFLAEIVQILVSRGSSNERLFLEILERYPALDIGSIETQRNVIQRLVDINFWEGVSLLVTGIHKGPASKLDKSASSCSAVGVPVGRLLGNISKNDKQRFGVQLAQALLENGATIQEIEKSMEMPILHVGLKVAMETGNNALLKWLFKNCSRGELHENRSDSDQNSVLHALVKSNMKNEQQELDIFKILLENGCSPHLHDAMGRTPIEYVSKTRRLYPLLNQTTESKVDEQNGLVGEITAQRNDADSGCNVIKTEDECVVRREGAIIILGDTEAKTDFESLVKRANEAFSRKMFTEAFEDYIHAAAILVDDNQQNMREEIVKHLCKCYTRCSSTENCSVPDESLSTLSFGLKCSITFRLIKQRQWTEACTFFEGYIHHASVDTNVTGESIALNHICNERMLSSHVWLAEFIKKMVEEDLVDFRKIKLKPDETYLHSSVKIAFATENGGLLEVVTKKAKRCQEQNQLDRSGNSALHMVAKFPPGNKMAKEVCRILLENQVNPLLQNNDQKTARDLTSPKDKYVTKLLKRHEEKAKKGYHTQKRKKKHRWKKQSRTVIRDTITDSLDEDEHLDTTIGETPIQESPEKCTCRLVIEKIRETKPEKGSTIESLVSVLQENHTSYDHHKTRNECLALIADIVSKSDTPDIPCALTCVAQDVYVDFLRALISLSQWELMCKAVELYREKVDGNALSEFASDMSIVNMIQTVQTTNEDKIVEILKLMLDGGANLEREEERLMQIVLKHSQYKVLEALLRHDINPELLTVYPGDTPIHAALFIGLQLDKGNFTIFKLFIAKYNEDRRKHACLSPKQVDESKNGLFHIVAKESDCSVNHEAARILHKLELPLILKNKEGLLPKDCLVCKHSEMQQIYKSLEEEENDQMKENILTMIYTLRRKTTLQTKCPSDTPHSDASLEKPECDKLSIEGDSLENGSQKETNTEIVFDPAYFEDLVWEIQCSKDFLKAIKNKKVHPHLKQKAMQYILELGRGYRWKHLRNKLKHNNSSGPVLYEIKLDKAVRIIWEEAIDLSCRRQDETRCYSEVIRLWDLVLDHDKIHSSVQNILRSYERAKPLPNLTKCIKGKNHNDKHFKAPQTFVYVNPKTEESSIDTHGLYKPVNPHENEFNVMKFYPFSYDVVHSILENSDVELEFPFKVTDDEYLFINMKTNTPILLLGRSGTGKTTCCLYRLWNKFEVYWTEIARMQSAAASVAESIQNGTNDKTDLKGMDDLQKPLDEQCIAEANMQNELKAENTEGRNNATGENDNYFGRHLRQIFVTKNPLLCMEVERNFCDLRHASRVGKMHSSSENNPLPPKLQDVDDLQYPLFITFRKLLQFLDKSITDTNQSMLAKNSNLTNGIQGWSDCNINDDISKLRDSRSICIELSDDELSDDSNDDESTGMVRAISPIKKQQRKSASWKMMTYEIFVKEVWIKMKKENPMCHPSLVWTEIVSFIKGSYEALNSSNGYLNLEEYERLGRKMAPMFTGDRKKIHDLFHIYEHVKKQRSFIDEADITRIIYKKLTNQRDPNLLVHEVYVDETQDFTQAELCVLIQLCRNPSGIFMTGDTAQCIMHGISFRFEDLRTIFYSMSIKQCIGEKNITPKIHHLPHNYRSHAGILNLASSVLELVKEFFPESYDHLEKDSGMLDGPKPVIVLEKRLSDLPKILNKNQRHTSDIELGAHQAILVMNEMTKQRAETVFSKCLVITIDRAKGLEFDDVLLFNFFKESHAKKEWRTVLDYQQKVAVTDTSADAGQTDRNTNDGVPKTCDARALEFDQRKHKVLNTELKLLYTAITRARTNVWIFDEDDESRAPMFYYFQERGLVETTIHVKDFTERSFTKDSSPEEWIAEGNYLYNHRRFKEAAVCYRNGNNLELADYSSARHNEEQA; encoded by the exons ATGGAAAAACTAAGAGAATTAGAAACTGAAGCACAATGTGCTGCGTTTGCAAACAACAGTAAATCGGCTTTAGAACTATACAGCAAGTGTCTACTTCTTTGCGAACAACATAACTTGCCACAAGAAGATTACAAACGAATACTTGGTTTCAAAGTATTGTTGCAGAATGCACAAAAAGCGAACAAGGAGGCCCTGTATGACTCCGTATCATATGTCATGCTGGATCAACAAAGTCACGAG GGATATTGGTATGCCTCCTAtgctgtacaaaatttgaagagGTTTGACAAAGCGTTAGAGTTCCTAATCAAAGGTTCCACATTAACAGAAGAGCCGTCCCTATTCTTGGCAGAAATAGTGCAAATTCTGGTTTCCCGTGGGTCGTCGAACG AGCGATTGTTTTTGGAAATACTCGAAAGATACCCCGCGTTAGACATTGGTTCCATAGAAACACAGAGAAATGTAATTCAGAGATTAGTTGACATTAATTTTTGGGAGGGTGTTAGCTTACTTGTAACAGGTATTCACAAAGGACCTGCCAGTAAGTTAGACAAATCTGCTTCAAGTTGTTCAGCCGTTGGAGTGCCAGTTGGAAGATTACTAGGAAACATATCTAAGAATGATAAACAAAGGTTTGGTGTACAACTTGCACAAGCTCTACTAGAGAATGGAGCAACAATACAAGAAATAGAAAAATCCATGGAAATGCCAATTCTGCACGTTGGACTTAAAGTGGCCATGGAAACAG GCAACAATGCCTTGTTGAAAtggctttttaaaaattgttcgAGAGGAGAATTGCACGAAAACAGATCAGACAGTGACCAGAATTCAGTTTTGCACGCTTTAGTAAAGTCAAATATGAAGAACGAGCAACAGGAGTTAGatatattcaaaattcttcTCGAGAACGGATGTTCACCGCATCTACATGATGCAATGGGAAGAACACCAATTGAATACGTCTCCAAAACTAGGCGCCTGTATCCACTGTTAAATCAGACAACAGAATCAAAAGTTGATG AGCAAAATGGCCTTGTCGGTGAAATAACGGCACAACGTAATGACGCTGATAGTGGATGCAACGTGATTAAGACGGAAGATGAATGTGTTGTACGAAGAGAAGGTGCAATAATCATTCTAGGGGATACGGAAGCGAAAACAGATTTTGAATCACTGGTAAAGAGAGCCAATGAAGCATTTAGCCGAAAAATGTTCACGGAAGCTTTTGAAGACTATATACATGCGGCAGCGATTTTGGTAGATGATAATCAGCAGAATATGAGGGAAGAAATTGTCAAGCATTTATGCAAATGCTATACAAGGTGCTCCAGTACAG AAAATTGCAGTGTTCCTGACGAAAGCCTATCAACATTATCGTTTGGATTAAAATGTTCCATTACATTTCGACTTATCAAACAACGACAATGGACAGAGGCTTGTACTTTCTTTGAGGGATACATACATCATGCCAGTGTCGATACCAATGTTACTGGCGAAAGTATTGCCTTAAATCACATATGTAATGAAAGGATGCTATCTAGCCATGTTTGGCTTGctgaattcattaaaaagatGGTGGAGGAAGATCTTGTTGATTTCCGTaaaatcaaattgaaacctGACGAGACGTACCTGCATTCATCTGTAAAGATAGCATTTGCCACGG AAAATGGAGGTTTGCTTGAGGTAGTGACAAAGAAAGCAAAAAGATGTCAGGAACAAAACCAACTTGATCGGTCTGGAAACTCGGCACTACATATGGTAGCAAAATTTCCACCGGGAAATAAAATGGCGAAAGAAGTTTGCCGAATTCTTTTAGAAAATCAAGTTAATCCATTGCTACAGAACAACGATCAGAAAACTGCTAGAGATCTTACCTCTCCAAAGGATAAATATGTAACCAAGCTATTGAAGCGACATGAAG AGAAAGCAAAGAAAGGATATCATACtcaaaagagaaagaaaaagcACAGGTGGAAAAAGCAATCAAGGACTGTCATTag AGATACCATCACAGACTCGCTTGACGAAGATGAACATTTAGATACTACTATAGGAGAAACTCCAATCCAGGAGTCCCCggagaaatgtacatgtagactCGTCATAGAAAAAATAAGGGAAACTAAACCAGAGAAAGGTTCCACGATCGAATCCCTAGTGAGTGTGCTTCAAGAAAATCATACATCATATGACCACCACAAAACAAGAAATGAATGCCTAGCACTTATTGCAGACATCGTTTCAAAATCGGATACTCCAG ATATCCCATGTGCTTTAACATGTGTTGCTCAAGATGTATACGTTGACTTTCTACGCGCGCTAATATCATTGAGCCAATGGGAACTGATGTGTAAAGCTGTAGAACTGTATCGAGAAAAAGTGGACGGGAACGCCCTTTCTGAGTTTGCGTCTGATATGTCCATCGTTAACATGATTCAGACAGTGCAAACAACTAACGAGGACAAGATTGTTGAAATATTGAAACTCATGCTCGATGGAGGCGCAAATCTTGAAAGAG AAGAGGAACGTTTAATGCAAATTGTTCTTAAACATTCCCAATACAAAGTTCTTGAAGCATTATTGCGTCATGACATAAATCCAGAGCTGTTGACTGTATACCCCGGGGACACACCCATTCATGCTGCTTTGTTTATTGGACTTCAACTGGATAAAG GAAATTTTACGATTTTTAAACTCTTCATTGCAAAATACAATGAAGATAGAAGAAAACATGCCTGTCTGAGTCCTAAGCAAGTGGATGAGTCAAAGAATGGTCTATTTCATATTGTTGCGAAAGAGTCTGACTGTTCCGTTAATCATGAAGCAGCGCGTATTTTACATAAGCTTGAATTGCCACTAATCCTAAAAAACAAAGAAGGGCTGCTTCCGAAAGATTGCTTAGTATGTAAACACAGTGAAATGCAACAG ATTTACAAAAGCTTGGAAGAGGAAGAAAATGATCAAATGAAAGAGAACATCTTAACCATGATTTATACTCTAAGGAGAAAAACTACACTGCAGACAAAATGTCCTTCTGATACTCCTCACAGCGACGCATCGCTAGAG AAGCCCGAGTGTGACAAGTTGTCAATTGAGGGAGACTCCCTTGAGAATGGAAGTCAGAAAGAAACAAATACAGAG ATCGTTTTTGATCCAGCATACTTTGAAGATCTTGTATGGGAAATACAATGTTCGAAGGActttttaaaagcaataaagaataaGAAAGTCCATCCTCATCTTAAACAAAAGGCAATGCAATATATTCTGGAACTTGGAAGAGGATATAGGTGGAAACACCTACGCAACAAACTAAAACATAATAATTCCTCAGGACCTGTTTTATATGAGATCAAACTTGACAAGGCAGTAAGGATAATATGGGAAGAAGCGATTGACCTCTCATGCAGACGGCAGGATGAGACGCGGTGCTATAGTGAAGTAATCAGGTTGTGGGATTTGGTTTTGGATCATGACAAAATCCATTCGAGTGTTCAAAATATACTTCGATCGTACGAAAGAGCAAAACCATTACCAAACTTGACGAAATGTATCAAAGGGAAAAATCACAATGACAAACATTTCAAAGCACCGCAAACATTCGTATACGTTAATCCGAAAACAGAAGAAAGCAGCATAGATACACACGGTTTATACAAGCCTGTAAATCCTCATGAAAATGAGTTCAACGTCATGAAATTTTATCCTTTCTCTTATGATGTTGTCCACAGTATCTTGGAAAACTCGGACGTTGAGTTAGAATTCCCCTTTAAGGTAACAGATGATGAGTATTTGTTTATCAACATGAAAACCAATACACCTATTTTACTCCTTGGAAGAAGCGGAACTGGTAAAACAACTTGCTGTTTGTACAGACTGTGGAATAAATTTGAAGTATATTGGACTGAAATCGCAAGGATGCAGTCTGCTGCAGCTTCTGTAGCAGAATCCATTC aaaatgGGACAAACGATAAGACAGACCTGAAAGGTATGGATGATTTGCAGAAACCTCTTGATGAACAGTGCATTGCAGAAGCAAACATGCAGAATGAACTAAAAGCTGAGAACACTGAAGGTCGGAATAATGCAACTGGGGAAAACGATAATTATTTTGGTAGACATCTCCGACAAATATTTGTGACAAAAAATCCTTTGCTATGCATGGAAGTGGAGCGCAATTTTTGTGATTTGAGACATGCTAGTAGGGTCGGGAAGATGCACTCGTCATCTGAGAACAATCCTCTTCCTCCGAAATTGCAAGATGTTGATGACCTTCAATATCCACTGTTTATCACATTTAGAAAACTATTACAATTTCTGGATAAGTCTATTACAGATACAAACCAGTCTATGCTGGCGAAAAATTCAAACCTCACG AATGGTATTCAAGGGTGGTCTGATTGCAACATCAATGACGATATTTCAAAACTAAGAGACAGCAGATCTATTTGCATAGAATTATCTGATGATGAACTGTCAGACGATAGTAATGACGACGAATCAACAGGCATGGTGCGAGCAATATCACCAATTAAGAAACAACAACGAAAATCGGCGTCTTGGAAGATGATGACATATGAAATTTTTGTGAAAGAGGTGTGGATAAAAATGAAGAAAGAGAACCCAATGTGCCACCCATCCCTCGTCTGGACAGAAATAGTATCATTCATTAAAGGTTCATATGAGGCACTAAATTCATCAAATGGATATCTAAATTTAGAAGAGTATGAACGACTAGGAAGAAAAATGGCGCCGATGTTCACGGGAGACAGGAAAAAGATACATGATTTGTTCCATATATATGAACATGTTAAGAAACAACGATCTTTCATCGATGAGGCAGATATAACTAGAATAATATATAAGAA GTTAACCAATCAACGAGATCCAAATCTTCTTGTTCATGAGGTGTACGTGGACGAGACACAAGATTTCACACAGGCAGAACTATGTGTTCTGATACAGTTATGTCGGAATCCTAGTGGAATTTTCATGACGGGTGATACTGCGCAATGCATCATGCACGGCATTTCCTTCAGATTCGAAGATCTGCGGACCATATTTTATTCAATGTCCATAAAACAATGCATTGGAGAAAAGAACATCACCCCAAAG ATTCATCATTTGCCCCACAATTATAGATCCCATGCGGGAATACTCAATTTGGCATCGAGTGTTCTTGAATTGGTTAAAGAATTCTTTCCTGAGTCATATGATCATCTTGAGAAAGACAGTGGAATGTTAGATGGTCCAAAGCCAGTAATTGTACTTGAGAAACGTTTAAG TGATCTCCCAAAGatattaaacaaaaatcaaCGACACACATCTGACATCGAGCTTGGGGCACATCAAGCTATTCTGGTTATGAATGAGATGACAAAACAAAGAGCAGAAACGGTGTTTAGTAAATGTCTCGTTATAACAATCGATCGAGCTAAGGGATTAGAATTTGATGATGTTTTGCTCTTCAACTTCTTTAAAGAATCTCAT GCAAAAAAGGAGTGGAGAACCGTACTTGATTATCAACAGAAAGTAGCCGTTACAGACACTAGTGCAGAcgccggacagacagacagaaacaCGAATGATGGAGTACCAAAGACATGTG